A stretch of the Mycobacterium sp. ITM-2016-00317 genome encodes the following:
- a CDS encoding cytochrome P450, translating to MAEDLTAVDFFRDSRLTDDPYTFYEALRDKCPVAREEHYGVTMVTGWQEAVDVYNDADAFSSCISVTGPFPGFPVSLDEHRDADITELIEKHRDEIPFSDQLPTLDPPTHTNHRALLMRLITPKRLKENEDAMWQLADDILDDYLAPGQGEFIKGFAAPFTLRVIADLLGVPEADRPELLERLAKGTHGSGLGNAEKTLTKTPLEYLYEVFATYVEERRAEPREDVLTGLATATFPDGTVPEVGDVVRVATNVFSAGQETTVRLLSTALKVIGERPDVQAQLRADRSLLPNFIEECLRIESPVKGDFRLTRVPTTIGDQELGAGCTVMVINGAANRDPRRFEDPDTFDPARKNARQHLAFGRGIHSCPGAPLARTETRVGLERLLDRTIDIRISESEHGPAGSRRYGYIPTYILRGLTELHLEFDVR from the coding sequence ATGGCCGAAGACCTCACCGCGGTGGATTTCTTCAGGGACAGTCGCCTGACGGACGACCCGTACACGTTCTACGAAGCGCTGCGCGACAAGTGCCCGGTGGCGCGCGAAGAGCACTACGGCGTCACGATGGTCACCGGGTGGCAGGAAGCCGTCGACGTCTACAACGACGCCGACGCGTTCTCGTCCTGCATCTCGGTGACCGGCCCCTTCCCGGGCTTTCCGGTGTCGCTGGACGAGCACCGCGACGCTGACATCACCGAATTGATCGAAAAGCACCGCGACGAGATCCCTTTCAGCGATCAGCTGCCGACGCTCGACCCGCCGACACACACCAACCATCGCGCGCTGCTGATGCGCCTGATCACGCCCAAGCGTCTCAAAGAGAACGAAGACGCCATGTGGCAGCTGGCCGACGACATCCTCGACGACTACCTGGCGCCGGGTCAGGGTGAGTTCATCAAAGGGTTCGCGGCGCCGTTCACGCTGCGGGTGATCGCCGACCTGCTCGGTGTCCCCGAAGCCGACCGACCAGAACTGCTGGAGCGGCTCGCGAAAGGCACCCACGGCAGCGGTCTCGGCAACGCCGAGAAGACGCTGACCAAGACCCCGCTGGAATACCTGTACGAGGTCTTCGCCACCTACGTCGAGGAACGACGTGCCGAGCCGCGTGAAGACGTGCTGACCGGCCTCGCCACGGCGACGTTCCCGGACGGCACCGTGCCGGAGGTCGGCGACGTGGTGCGGGTGGCGACCAACGTGTTCTCGGCCGGTCAGGAGACCACCGTGCGGCTGCTGAGCACGGCGCTCAAGGTGATCGGGGAGCGCCCCGACGTCCAGGCGCAGTTGCGCGCCGATCGCAGCCTGCTGCCGAACTTCATCGAGGAATGTCTGCGGATCGAGAGTCCGGTCAAGGGGGATTTCCGGCTGACCCGCGTGCCCACCACCATCGGCGACCAGGAACTCGGCGCGGGCTGCACGGTGATGGTCATCAACGGTGCCGCCAACCGCGATCCACGCCGCTTCGAGGACCCCGACACGTTCGATCCGGCCCGCAAGAACGCGCGCCAGCACCTGGCCTTCGGCCGGGGCATCCACAGCTGCCCCGGCGCGCCGCTGGCCCGAACCGAGACCCGGGTCGGCCTGGAGCGGCTTCTGGACCGCACCATCGACATCCGCATCTCGGAGAGCGAGCACGGCCCGGCGGGCAGCCGACGCTACGGGTACATCCCGACCTACATCCTGCGGGGACTGACCGAGCTCCACCTGGAGTTCGACGTTCGATGA
- a CDS encoding cytochrome P450, which translates to MTAAELVFDPFSEEFFNGPWEIYRRMRGEAPVYYNTEYDFYALSRHADVAAAYKDFETYSSAYGLDLATVRSNEPMMAKMIIIMDPPEHRQMRSLVNKVFTPRAIQALRPMVEATIDHYISEVDPDGFDVVQDFSALFPVQVITQMLGVPEEYRLQVGEWVDTSLRREPGQIDMSDEGMKAVGELMGLYYNIIQQRRAEPRDDMFSRLIGAEITREDGEKETLDDFEIAGFATLLGGAGAETVTKLVGNAAVTFARFPDQWQKLLDDRSLVPAAVEELLRYEAPNQYNVRRSMRDVTLHGVTIPAGKPVFLLAGSANRDPEAFTDADTFDIDRDRSEAQNLGFGYGVHSCLGAALARMESAIALERLLDFMPRYEVRWDECRRVAAQNVAGWSRVPVRVLP; encoded by the coding sequence GTGACCGCCGCCGAACTCGTCTTCGACCCGTTCTCCGAGGAGTTCTTCAACGGCCCCTGGGAGATCTACCGGCGGATGCGCGGCGAGGCTCCGGTGTACTACAACACCGAATACGACTTCTATGCGTTGTCCCGGCATGCCGACGTCGCCGCGGCCTACAAGGACTTCGAGACCTACTCCTCGGCGTACGGTCTCGACCTGGCGACGGTGCGCTCCAACGAACCGATGATGGCGAAGATGATCATCATCATGGATCCGCCCGAGCATCGGCAGATGCGCAGTCTGGTCAACAAGGTGTTCACGCCGCGGGCAATCCAGGCGTTGCGCCCCATGGTCGAGGCCACCATCGACCACTACATCTCCGAGGTTGATCCTGACGGTTTCGACGTCGTGCAGGATTTCTCGGCGCTGTTCCCCGTGCAGGTGATCACCCAGATGCTGGGTGTACCAGAGGAGTATCGCCTGCAGGTCGGCGAGTGGGTGGACACCTCGCTGCGCCGCGAGCCGGGTCAGATCGACATGTCCGACGAAGGCATGAAGGCCGTCGGCGAGCTGATGGGGTTGTACTACAACATCATTCAGCAGCGCAGGGCCGAACCTCGCGATGACATGTTCAGCAGGTTGATCGGCGCAGAGATCACCCGTGAGGACGGCGAGAAGGAAACGCTGGACGATTTCGAGATCGCGGGTTTCGCCACGCTGCTCGGCGGGGCCGGCGCGGAGACCGTCACCAAGCTGGTCGGCAACGCGGCGGTGACCTTCGCCCGCTTCCCCGACCAGTGGCAGAAGTTGCTCGACGACCGCAGCCTGGTGCCGGCCGCCGTGGAAGAGCTGTTGCGCTACGAAGCGCCGAACCAGTACAACGTGCGCCGCTCGATGCGGGATGTGACGCTGCACGGCGTCACCATCCCCGCCGGTAAGCCTGTCTTCCTGCTTGCCGGTTCGGCGAACCGCGACCCGGAGGCGTTCACCGACGCCGACACGTTCGACATCGACCGCGACCGTTCCGAGGCGCAGAACCTCGGTTTCGGGTACGGGGTGCACAGCTGTCTGGGCGCGGCACTAGCCCGGATGGAGAGTGCCATCGCGCTCGAGCGTCTGCTGGACTTCATGCCGCGCTACGAGGTGCGGTGGGACGAATGCCGCCGCGTGGCGGCGCAGAACGTCGCCGGCTGGTCACGGGTGCCGGTGCGGGTTTTGCCGTAG
- a CDS encoding TauD/TfdA family dioxygenase, whose protein sequence is MTVLTINKLTASVGAEVVGLDPERLGADAALAGALLEALEENGVLVLPGLHLNPVAQVEFCRRLGGVDYSSDGHHPVAGIYPVTLDKSKNSSAAYLRATFDWHIDGCTPTGDEYPQMATVLSAKQVADSGGETEFASSYAAYDGLSDDEKQRFAALRVVHSLEASQSRITPDPTPEQLQRWRSRPTHEHPLVWTHRSGRKSLVLGASADYVVGMDLEAGRTLLGELLDRATTPDKVYSHNWSVGDTVIWDNRGVLHRAAPYDESSEREMLRTTVLGDEPIQ, encoded by the coding sequence ATGACAGTTCTGACCATCAACAAGCTCACCGCGTCCGTCGGCGCCGAGGTCGTCGGCCTCGACCCGGAGCGGCTGGGCGCTGACGCGGCGCTCGCAGGCGCCCTGCTGGAGGCGCTGGAGGAGAACGGGGTGCTGGTGCTGCCGGGCCTGCATCTGAATCCCGTTGCGCAGGTCGAATTCTGCCGCAGACTCGGCGGTGTCGATTACTCCTCGGACGGTCACCATCCGGTCGCCGGAATCTATCCCGTCACGCTGGACAAGTCGAAGAACTCCTCGGCGGCCTATCTGCGAGCGACGTTCGACTGGCACATCGACGGTTGCACCCCGACCGGCGACGAGTATCCGCAGATGGCGACCGTGCTGTCGGCCAAACAGGTCGCCGACAGTGGCGGGGAGACCGAGTTCGCGAGCTCCTACGCCGCCTACGACGGGCTGAGCGACGACGAGAAGCAGCGGTTCGCGGCGCTGCGCGTCGTCCACTCACTGGAGGCGTCGCAGAGTCGGATCACCCCGGATCCGACACCCGAACAGCTGCAGCGGTGGCGGTCGCGGCCGACGCACGAGCATCCGCTGGTCTGGACGCACCGCAGCGGGCGAAAGTCGCTGGTGCTCGGAGCATCCGCCGACTACGTCGTCGGGATGGATCTCGAGGCGGGGCGCACGCTGCTCGGCGAACTGCTGGACCGCGCGACCACCCCGGACAAGGTGTACAGCCACAACTGGTCGGTCGGTGACACCGTGATCTGGGACAACCGGGGCGTATTGCACCGGGCGGCCCCCTACGACGAGAGTTCGGAGCGAGAGATGTTGCGCACCACCGTGCTCGGCGACGAACCGATCCAGTAG
- a CDS encoding ferredoxin, translating into MKVTVDEDRCAGHGMCLTLCPDVFQMTDDGWAVADPETVPAGLEDTAREAISSCPERAISEID; encoded by the coding sequence ATGAAGGTGACGGTCGACGAGGACCGGTGCGCCGGTCACGGTATGTGCCTGACGCTGTGTCCGGACGTGTTCCAGATGACCGACGACGGCTGGGCCGTCGCCGACCCCGAGACGGTGCCCGCCGGACTCGAAGATACCGCCCGCGAGGCCATCAGCAGCTGTCCCGAACGAGCAATTAGCGAAATCGACTGA
- a CDS encoding DUF1330 domain-containing protein, producing MAKGYVIITEDIKDAAGMAEYAKLAGKTMGNAKVLAFGPAAEALEGQWHGTQTVLLEFDSVDAAKEWYYSDEYQEAAKLRQAAADCNGVIVAGF from the coding sequence GTGGCCAAGGGTTATGTGATCATCACCGAGGACATCAAAGATGCCGCCGGTATGGCGGAGTACGCCAAGCTCGCCGGCAAGACGATGGGCAACGCCAAGGTGCTGGCGTTCGGCCCGGCGGCGGAAGCCCTCGAGGGCCAGTGGCACGGCACCCAGACGGTGCTGTTGGAGTTCGACTCCGTGGACGCCGCGAAGGAGTGGTACTACTCCGACGAGTACCAGGAGGCGGCCAAGCTGCGTCAGGCCGCGGCCGACTGCAACGGGGTCATCGTCGCAGGGTTCTGA
- a CDS encoding carboxymuconolactone decarboxylase family protein, whose amino-acid sequence MTDAVPPRLAPLPDEDWDDETRAALSPLLPRERANPRDAGNVLGTLVRHPDLTRAYLHFNAHLLRTSTLSDRVREVALLRAVHVRPSHYLWEHHIPLARRAGLTDDEIDAIAQGDPADALDRLLVRTVDELDATNTVGDATWSALREHFDERQILDLLFTVGCYQLLGAAVNVLGVLPEPQ is encoded by the coding sequence ATGACCGACGCTGTCCCGCCGAGGCTGGCGCCGTTACCCGACGAGGACTGGGACGACGAGACCCGCGCGGCGCTGAGCCCGCTGCTGCCCCGGGAAAGGGCCAACCCGCGCGACGCCGGCAACGTGCTCGGTACGCTCGTCCGCCACCCGGACCTGACCCGCGCCTACCTGCATTTCAACGCGCATCTGCTGCGCACGTCGACGCTGTCGGACCGGGTCCGCGAGGTCGCGCTGCTGAGGGCCGTGCACGTGCGCCCGTCCCATTACCTGTGGGAACACCACATTCCGCTGGCGCGGCGGGCAGGCCTCACCGACGACGAGATCGACGCGATCGCACAGGGCGACCCCGCCGACGCCCTCGACCGGCTGTTGGTGCGCACCGTCGACGAACTGGACGCCACCAACACCGTCGGCGATGCGACGTGGTCGGCGCTGCGGGAGCACTTCGACGAGCGCCAGATCCTGGATCTGCTGTTCACCGTCGGGTGTTATCAGTTGCTGGGTGCGGCGGTGAACGTGCTGGGTGTGCTTCCCGAGCCGCAGTGA